A stretch of the Conger conger chromosome 3, fConCon1.1, whole genome shotgun sequence genome encodes the following:
- the LOC133123132 gene encoding uncharacterized protein LOC133123132: MKSSVEVFRNGTLKLHNVGRNCSGVYMVNSYDNHGILQLNESTHLIVIDPPVVELVVCTLEVSVFHCAGENGPGAVYEWRVSIQNQGHRTVSSHTGKYLALRYSSGNISCTLKIGNFNSQSETSSLSCKESGLPGPELKWSVSMEVLVMLGLLCFMMCGISVAVQICLKQRNSNGTSEACSLSVDKAQDDGTVYSEVRYICK; the protein is encoded by the exons ATGAAATCATCTGTGGAGGTTTTCCGCAATGGGACACTCAAACTGCACAATGTCGGGAGAAACTGTAGTGGGGTATATATGGTTAACTCCTACGACAACCATGGCATCTTACAACTGAATGAGAGCACTCACTTGATTGTGATTG ATCCTCCAGTGGTAGAGCTTGTTGTCTGCACACTGGAAGTGTCTGTGTTTCACTGTGCGGGAGAAAATGGGCCTGGCGCCGTGTACGAGTGGAGGGTCAGTATCCAGAACCAGGGACATCGGACCGTCTCCAGTCACACTGGAAAATATCTGGCTCTGAGATATTCATCCGGAAACATCTCCTGTACTCTGAAAATCGGCAACTTCAATAGTCAGAGTGAGACCTCTTCCCTCTCCTGCAAAG AGTCAGGTCTGCCTGGTCCAGAACTGAAGTGGTCTGTCAGTATGGAGGTCCTTGTCATGCTGGGCCTTCTGTGCTTCATGATGTGTGGAATTTCAGTCGCTGTACAAATATGCCTCAAGCAACGGAATTCAA ATGGAACATCTGAGGCATGCAGTCTCTCTGTTGACAAGGCCCAGGATGATGGAACTGTGTACAGTGAAGTCAGATACATTTGCAAATAA